In Acidimicrobiales bacterium, one genomic interval encodes:
- a CDS encoding urate hydroxylase PuuD: MEIFSQAGGEMLSRWGHYLSGVTWIGLLYYFNFVQVPSFAEFEAAGRTEAIRKLVPRALWWFRFGAMFTLLTGVMILGFQDNLTGGEYFKTAPGIAISTGILLALVMFGNVFGVIWPNQKRVIANAERVAAGGETDPAAAVAGRRALLASRTNAFLSIPMLWFMGVTSHLAAREYEITPAGGERGLYWLITLALVVAFELNGLGKIGGPGPGPTKVYLEEHPKTIMAGFGLWLVFVVLWEVLF, translated from the coding sequence ATGGAGATCTTCTCGCAGGCCGGGGGCGAGATGCTGTCCCGCTGGGGGCACTACCTCTCCGGGGTGACCTGGATCGGCCTCCTCTACTACTTCAACTTCGTGCAGGTCCCGTCGTTCGCCGAGTTCGAGGCGGCCGGGCGCACCGAGGCCATTCGCAAGCTGGTCCCCCGGGCCCTGTGGTGGTTCCGGTTCGGGGCCATGTTCACCCTCCTCACCGGCGTCATGATCCTGGGCTTCCAGGACAACCTCACCGGCGGCGAGTACTTCAAGACCGCACCCGGCATCGCCATCTCGACCGGGATCCTCCTGGCCCTGGTCATGTTCGGCAACGTCTTCGGCGTCATCTGGCCGAACCAGAAGAGGGTCATCGCCAACGCCGAGCGGGTGGCCGCCGGCGGGGAGACCGACCCGGCGGCCGCGGTCGCCGGGCGCAGGGCCCTGCTCGCCTCGCGCACCAACGCCTTCCTGTCCATCCCGATGCTGTGGTTCATGGGCGTGACGTCGCACCTGGCCGCCCGCGAGTACGAGATCACCCCGGCCGGCGGCGAGCGGGGCCTGTACTGGCTGATCACGCTGGCCCTGGTCGTGGCGTTCGAGCTGAACGGCCTCGGCAAGATCGGCGGCCCGGGGCCCGGGCCCACCAAGGTGTACCTGGAGGAGCACCCGAAGACGATCATGGCCGGGTTCGGCCTGTGGCTGGTCTTCGTGGTCCTCTGGGAGGTGCTCTTCTAG